The Janthinobacterium tructae genome contains the following window.
TTCTTCCATGGCGGCCAGATGGCCCGCGCCGGCCGAGGCCTTCGGCTGCAGTTGTGCCTGCGGCAGCAAGGTCGACTGGATGGTGGCGGCCACCAGCACTTCGAGGTTGCGGCGCCCTACTTCCGGGTTCGCATACTTGGCCGTGATGACTTCGCCCTGCTCCGTCAGGCGGATCTGTCCCTGCACGGCGCCGGCCGGCTGGGCCAGGATGGCTTCATAGCTGGGACCGCCGCCACGTCCGACGGAACCGCCGCGGCCGTGGAACAGACGCAGCTTGATCTGATACTGCTTGAAGACCGTCACCAGCTCGATCTCGGCCTTGTAGAGTTCCCAGCCGGAGGTCAAGAAACCGCCGTCCTTGTTACTGTCCGAGTAACCAAGCATGACTTCCTGCTGGTCCGCGCGCGAGGCCAGCAAGCCCCGGTAGAACGGCAAGCCGAACGCGCGCGCCATGATGGCGGGGCCGGCGCGCAAGTCGTCGATCGTTTCAAACAGGGGGATGATGTTGACATCGACTTCGCGGCTGTCCTGGCGCAGCAAGCCCACTTCTTTCAGCAGCAGCGCCACTTCCAGCAAGTCCGAGACGCTGGCCGCCTTGGAGATGATGCAGTTCGGCACCGATTCCTTGCCATATTTGACGTGGGCCTCGCGCACGGCGCGGAAGATGTCGAGTTCGGACGCGGTTTCTTCCGAGTACTGCGCATACGGCGACGCCAGCAGGCGTGGCGACTCCAGCTCGGCCAGCAGCACGGCGATGCGCTGCTCTTCATCGAGGTCCAGGTAGACCAGGCTCGGCTGGGCGCCGGCGAACAGTTCGCCCACGACGCGCTCGTGCACGTCGGAGTTCTGGCGCAAGTCCAGCGGCGCCAGCGAAAAGCCGAAGACCTTGACGGCGCGGCGCAGCTGGCGCAGCCGGCCACGCGCCAGCGCGCGCAAGCCATTGCTGACGAGCGAATGCTGGACCACGTCCAGGTCGGCCAGCAGCTCAAACGCGGCAGCGTAGGGTTGCACGCCTTCGGCTGGCTTGCCCTTGCCGCACAAGGCGACGCGCGTCGCTTCCAGGCGCGCATGAATGCCGTGCAGGGCGCGGCGGTACGGCTCGTCGACCCGGTGCGGCGACGCATCGGCCGAGCGCTCTGCCAGCGCGCGCAGCGGCTCGCTGCAGGCGTTCAGGATTTGCGCCAGCGACAGTTGCGAGGCGAGCTTGCGCAATTCGCCCAGGTAAAAGTCGAGCACCTTGTCGGCCTGCGTCTGCAGGGTGCTGCGCAGGATATCGGCCGTGACAAACGGGTTGCCGTCGCGGTCGCCGCCTATCCAGCTGCCGACCTTCATGAAATTGGGCAATTCCGCATCTTCCCAGCGGGCATCGCGCTGGGCCAGCATAGTTTCCAGCGAGGAATACAATTTCGGCAATTCGCGCAAGATCGTGTGGTCGTAGAACGACAGGCCATTGGCCACTTCATCCATGACGGACAGTTTGCTGGTGCGCAGCAAACGCGTCTGCCACAGTGTGACGATGCCACGTCCCAGCGCTTCTTCGTTTTGCTCCGCCTCTTCCGGCGTCATTTGCACGCGGTCGCGCTCGCTCAACAGGCGGGCGATGGCCATCTGGCAATTCTGGATGCTCTTGCGCTGCACTTCCGTCGGATGCGCCGTGAAC
Protein-coding sequences here:
- the ppc gene encoding phosphoenolpyruvate carboxylase, with amino-acid sequence MQMNEVKDELLSSDIRQLGRLLGDAIRNHLGDPAFERIEHVRQLAIRFRRDNDEAARAQLSDALQALSQEETTQLTRAFSYFSLLANIAEDQHHIRRTRAHLIAGSPPRQGSLSHAVGNVFDAGKADALETFFEDAFVSPVFTAHPTEVQRKSIQNCQMAIARLLSERDRVQMTPEEAEQNEEALGRGIVTLWQTRLLRTSKLSVMDEVANGLSFYDHTILRELPKLYSSLETMLAQRDARWEDAELPNFMKVGSWIGGDRDGNPFVTADILRSTLQTQADKVLDFYLGELRKLASQLSLAQILNACSEPLRALAERSADASPHRVDEPYRRALHGIHARLEATRVALCGKGKPAEGVQPYAAAFELLADLDVVQHSLVSNGLRALARGRLRQLRRAVKVFGFSLAPLDLRQNSDVHERVVGELFAGAQPSLVYLDLDEEQRIAVLLAELESPRLLASPYAQYSEETASELDIFRAVREAHVKYGKESVPNCIISKAASVSDLLEVALLLKEVGLLRQDSREVDVNIIPLFETIDDLRAGPAIMARAFGLPFYRGLLASRADQQEVMLGYSDSNKDGGFLTSGWELYKAEIELVTVFKQYQIKLRLFHGRGGSVGRGGGPSYEAILAQPAGAVQGQIRLTEQGEVITAKYANPEVGRRNLEVLVAATIQSTLLPQAQLQPKASAGAGHLAAMEELSGTALNAYRDLVYGTEGFEQYFWESTVIAEIAALNIGSRPASRKKSTSIEDLRAIPWVLSWAQCRLMLPGWFGFGSAVQAYLAAHPADGADVLRGMYTDWPFFTSLLSNMDMVLAKSDIAIAGKYAELVKDKALREAIFTRIRAEYAATLDALKLITGQAELQQANPLMQRSIRNRFPYIDPLNHVQVELLKRFREGKQDAAARTGIHLSINGIAAGLRNSG